One Euzebyales bacterium DNA window includes the following coding sequences:
- the mftB gene encoding mycofactocin biosynthesis chaperone MftB (MftB, a small protein, is a peptide chaperone that assists the radical SAM enzyme MftC in performing two modifications to the C-terminal Val-Tyr dipeptide of the mycofactocin precursor peptide, MftA. MftB's role is analogous to the role of PqqD in the biosynthesis of PQQ, a cofactor that derives entirely from a Tyr and a Glu in the precursor PqqA.) — translation MLADQAWRLSGSVSLRPEQFGALAYDFATRKLSFLKSPQLVDVVRRLESSPTVGQALTDAGVEGSRRAAFLRALESLAASGMLCRPEGTGDDTDGPAGGRET, via the coding sequence ATGCTCGCCGACCAGGCCTGGCGCCTGAGCGGGTCGGTGTCGCTGCGACCCGAGCAGTTCGGAGCGCTCGCCTACGACTTCGCCACCAGGAAACTCAGCTTCCTCAAGAGCCCGCAGTTGGTTGACGTCGTCCGCCGCCTCGAGTCGTCGCCGACCGTCGGGCAGGCGCTGACGGACGCCGGCGTCGAAGGGTCCCGGCGGGCGGCCTTCCTCCGCGCACTCGAGTCGCTGGCGGCAAGCGGCATGCTGTGCCGCCCGGAGGGGACGGGTGACGACACGGACGGTCCAGCGGGAGGGCGGGAGACATGA
- the mftA gene encoding mycofactocin precursor MftA (Mycofactocin is a small molecule electron carrier derived from the final two amino acids, Val-Tyr, of MftA, the mycofactocin precursor. It plays a role in redox homeostasis and the metabolism of alcohols and aldehydes in Actinobacteria, including Mycobacterium tuberculosis.) → MEERTQEVTERTDDVAVDDIAEDLLVEEVSIDGMCGVY, encoded by the coding sequence ATGGAGGAGCGCACGCAGGAGGTCACCGAGCGCACAGACGACGTCGCGGTGGACGACATCGCCGAGGACCTGCTCGTCGAGGAGGTGTCGATCGACGGGATGTGCGGCGTCTACTAG